The sequence gactaatggtgtacaaccaaaaccgcggactttatccactcgataagtgataaccacttggaaagtccggatagggtagttcgatcattcatcatatgaatatccatttgcatgcttcgaacatctctatgttccctaccaatgaaacgtggtactctgcatcgcaaatgctagtctcaaactcgagcgatccttatccttattatcggacggctcaatcgactaggaacagtttagaatatacagtgactataagatgtgtttcatgatagacatccccatgttctaccacatcttacatgcactatagtatattcaaggtctttatcaaaacaacaatagtatatcacaatataacaatatggagaaagataaagtcattgccattaataaaagtgtaaattatattaaacaaaagattgtttatacaaagagtcatcaaagcccttagccacaagttggctcaccgggcacccactctttcacttttatcctattttggattcggtTAAGGATGGGTTTGGCTCAACCCTAATATAAAATATGCGAGTATCCCGCGGAGTctctctctagccggtactgtatattcctggcgccataagcaagtgttttacctaggattttaaatcatctatgtgcgcatatttgtacatatatcattgcttatgtattgagcgttATCGCTCACgtccctgtgtttgggtattgtggtgtaccttgtggcggggcaggtttgaggctggacggtccaggcggctctcagcaggattgaggatccgagagcgtgaggttttagagggtagggatttgtttaccctgaactttagatttggttgtataatggtatttatacacttttgttatcgtcggttaTATTTtgtcgattggatttgttgtattttaaattatccgaTCCTTACGCTTTAAGTATTATTGCATGAGctttataactctgattagttagtggatctggtttgggtcactacaatttttttggtatcagagcgcattgcactgggaatttcgtaaaagcggattaagtaattatctgttcttatgcaacagatggcagattatgatgagagccacgatagcgGAGGCGGCGGTTGATGGGGAGATCTgaatgatcgtagacgtcgtcGAGGTCAGCATGAGGAGAACAGACAAGTGAGCATGCGCAGATTtaaggaggttagcccgaagcccTTGACAGGAGGTGAGACGCATGAGGAGGCTGAGGATTGGCTCGAGAGAATAGAGCAGTGTTTTCAGGAGTTTCGTTGCACAgacgaggataggatggagattcttgccttcatGCTTGCGGGGCGAgcaaggaagtggtggagatctactttcgcaccattcatagcagcgAGAGGAGTAGCTACGTGGGGCGAGTTCCGCACAGGTTATCAAAGGCTATATTTTCCTTCAGCTCTTCGAcaggcaaaagccagtgagttactgagtctgcgacagggtaCGATGAcaatcgaggagtaccagcagaagttcttttaTCTACTACCTTATTGTCCTCACATTGCTGTTAGTTCTATAGCGAAGTACGACCATTTTCTTCAGGGTctgaaccctgagattcatcggatggttgttgTGGGCAGTGACATGACCTACGAGGGCTTGGTGGACCATTGTCGCCAAgcggaggacagtattcggaggaacatgggactcttctcttcttcttccaggtcagCGAGTGCCAGTACTTTGGGTCCGAAAGGACAGtatttcaagaagccaggaggtacttcttctccttcatctggatctggtggagtgcataattTTGGTAGTCAGAGACCAAACCGATGTCATCAGTGCAGACACGGGCATCCGCCAGGACATT comes from Henckelia pumila isolate YLH828 chromosome 4, ASM3356847v2, whole genome shotgun sequence and encodes:
- the LOC140862760 gene encoding uncharacterized protein — protein: MRRFKEVSPKPLTGGETHEEAEDWLERIEQCFQEFRCTDEDRMEILAFMLAGRARKWWRSTFAPFIAARGVATWGEFRTGYQRLYFPSALRQAKASELLSLRQGTMTIEEYQQKFFYLLPYCPHIAVSSIAKYDHFLQGLNPEIHRMVVVGSDMTYEGLVDHCRQAEDIRDQTDVISADTGIRQDIVVDRPMHASSVARRVT